One Nicotiana sylvestris chromosome 12, ASM39365v2, whole genome shotgun sequence genomic window carries:
- the LOC104229749 gene encoding uncharacterized protein, which translates to MAAILKQATKIARQLSNQKLLTAASFNGTRSPLPRAVVSGGPVRFASSTSSFSYLEKKTAPRRLPAVYKFLLQADERTHSTGNEPIPKITLSHVSVSFAGYVDSRSHTEDTNTASTKTKTNKPNTKKGKKGNQKPNTSTASKARVRSINTAGTKIIMKLDVKNAHWLSERVRERIMLMEKSRIKDGELVLTSTKTRKQENNFEDVVAKKQKLLGKFQEIINAASYAPLPPSDGLAKKLSKLAVMGKEKNAA; encoded by the exons ATGGCAGCAATCCTAAAACAAGCTACTAAGATCGCCAGACAATTGTCGAATCAAAAATTGTTAACAGCAGCAAGTTTCAACGGTACGCGCTCTCCCTTGCCACGCGCCGTCGTCAGCGGCGGTCCTGTACGGTTTGCGTCGTCGACATCAAGTTTCAGCTACCTCGAGAAGAAAACAGCTCCTCGACGATTACCGGCGGTGTACAAATTCCTCCTTCAAGCAGATGAACGAACTCATTCTACCGGAAATGAACCTATTCCGAAAATAACCCTAA GTCATGTTTCTGTGAGCTTTGCGGGATATGTTGACTCCAGAAGTCATACAGAAGACACTAATACAG CAAGCACAAAGACTAAGACAAACAAGCCTAACACGAAGAAAGGGAAGAAAGGAAATCAGAAGCCAAATACTAGTACAG CAAGCAAAGCTCGTGTTAGAAGTATTAACACAG CTGGCACAAAAATTATTATGAAGCTTGATGTCAAAAATGCTCATTGGTTGAGTGAAAGAGTCAGGGAGAGGATCATGCTCATG GAAAAGAGTCGGATCAAGGATGGGGAGCTTGTGCTTACTTCAACTAAGACTAGAAAACAAGA GAATAATTTTGAAGATGTTGTGGCAAAAAAGCAGAAATTGCTGGGGAAATTTCAG gaaataatcAATGCTGCTTCATATGCTCCGCTGCCACCTTCTGACGGGCTTGCAAAAAAACTTTCTAAGTT GGCTGTCATGGGGAAGGAAAAGAATGCTGCATGA
- the LOC104229748 gene encoding uncharacterized protein isoform X1 yields MKMVWCPEKASKAYLDTVKSCELLQESNVAELISAMAAGWDAQMIVETWSRRGDDATSTSIGLSIASKHTGGKHICIVPDEDSRIEYTLSMEKTTGISPEVVVGEPEETMENLVGIDFLVVNCEKNDFSRILKVAKLSHRGAVLVCKNVSSRIVSDFRWRSVLDGKSRIVRSVFLPVGKGLDIAHVGAAGSGTGEGKRGTGGKMEKKWIRRFDRESGEEFVIRK; encoded by the exons ATGAAGATGGTTTGGTGTCCTGAAAAAGCTTCTAAAGCTTATCTCGATACTGTCAAATCA TGCGAGTTACTTCAAGAATCCAACGTAGCAGAATTAATCTCAGCAATGGCAGCAGGATGGGATGCACAAATGATTGTAGAAACATGGTCACGACGTGGGGACGACGCTACATCAACCAGTATCGGCCTCTCTATCGCCAGCAAACACACAGGTGGCAAACATATTTGCATAGTGCCCGACGAAGATTCAAGAATTGAGTACACATTATCAATGGAAAAAACTACCGGAATATCGCCGGAAGTTGTCGTTGGCGAGCCGGAGGAAACAATGGAGAATTTAGTAGGAATAGATTTTTTGGTAGTAAATTGtgaaaaaaatgatttttcaaGAATATTGAAGGTGGCTAAGTTAAGTCATAGGGGTGCAGTTTTGGTATGTAAAAATGTGAGTTCAAGAATTGTTTCGGATTTTAGATGGAGAAGTGTACTGGACGGAAAATCAAGAATTGTACGGTCCGTTTTTTTGCCGGTAGGGAAGGGACTGGATATTGCTCATGTGGGGGCTGCCGGCTCCGGCACCGGCGAAGGGAAGCGTGGTACCGGCGGGAAGATGGAGAAGAAATGGATTAGAAGGTTTGATAGAGAATCTGGTGAGGAGTTTGTGATTCGAAAGTGa
- the LOC104229748 gene encoding uncharacterized protein isoform X2, with protein sequence MQGKVVYIRANCELLQESNVAELISAMAAGWDAQMIVETWSRRGDDATSTSIGLSIASKHTGGKHICIVPDEDSRIEYTLSMEKTTGISPEVVVGEPEETMENLVGIDFLVVNCEKNDFSRILKVAKLSHRGAVLVCKNVSSRIVSDFRWRSVLDGKSRIVRSVFLPVGKGLDIAHVGAAGSGTGEGKRGTGGKMEKKWIRRFDRESGEEFVIRK encoded by the exons ATGCAAGGTAAAGTTGTTTACATAAGAGCCAAT TGCGAGTTACTTCAAGAATCCAACGTAGCAGAATTAATCTCAGCAATGGCAGCAGGATGGGATGCACAAATGATTGTAGAAACATGGTCACGACGTGGGGACGACGCTACATCAACCAGTATCGGCCTCTCTATCGCCAGCAAACACACAGGTGGCAAACATATTTGCATAGTGCCCGACGAAGATTCAAGAATTGAGTACACATTATCAATGGAAAAAACTACCGGAATATCGCCGGAAGTTGTCGTTGGCGAGCCGGAGGAAACAATGGAGAATTTAGTAGGAATAGATTTTTTGGTAGTAAATTGtgaaaaaaatgatttttcaaGAATATTGAAGGTGGCTAAGTTAAGTCATAGGGGTGCAGTTTTGGTATGTAAAAATGTGAGTTCAAGAATTGTTTCGGATTTTAGATGGAGAAGTGTACTGGACGGAAAATCAAGAATTGTACGGTCCGTTTTTTTGCCGGTAGGGAAGGGACTGGATATTGCTCATGTGGGGGCTGCCGGCTCCGGCACCGGCGAAGGGAAGCGTGGTACCGGCGGGAAGATGGAGAAGAAATGGATTAGAAGGTTTGATAGAGAATCTGGTGAGGAGTTTGTGATTCGAAAGTGa
- the LOC104229746 gene encoding MDIS1-interacting receptor like kinase 2-like produces the protein MKIPRTIFLLQFFTFLYLFTFTLASTEEATALLKWKATFQNQNNTLLASWKLSPVGSKNSSGIGAASSGACRGWYGVICVNDRVNRLNITNAGVIGTLYDFPCSSLPFLEYVDLSMNQLSGTIPPEIGKLTNLVYLDLSTNQISGTIPPQIGALVNLVEARLEKNQLTDHIPPEIGNLINAKIFYAFSNELSGAIPAEIGKMKSLKQLLLYRNNLSGPIPNSIGDLIDLTLLYLYVNKLSGSIPSELGNLENLMDLELSRNQLTGPIPASFGNLRKLQFLNRKDEVTSAFNLTG, from the exons ATGAAGATTCCAAGAACAATTTTTTTACTTCAGTTTTTCACTTTCTTATATCTCTTCACATTTACTCTTGCTTCCACTGAGGAAGCAACTGCTCTCCTCAAATGGAAAGCCACTTTCCAAAACCAGAATAATACCTTGTTGGCTTCATGGAAACTAAGTCCTGTTGGTTCCAAGAATTCTTCCGGCATTGGAGCGGCGAGTTCTGGTGCATGCAGGGGCTGGTATGGAGTTATATGCGTTAACGATAGGGTAAACAGGTTGAATATTACAAATGCTGGTGTCATCGGCACGCTCTATGATTTTCCATGTTCGTCCCTCCCTTTTCTTGAATATGTTGATCTTAGCATGAACCAGCTCTCTGGCACTATCCCACCTGAAATAGGCAAACTCACTAATCTTGTCTATCTTGACTTGTCGACTAATCAGATTTCAGGCACAATCCCACCACAAATTGGCGCACTTGTCAATCTTGTTGAAGCTCGTCTTGAGAAAAACCAATTAACAGATCATATTCCTCCAGAAATAGGTAACTTGATCAATGCAAAAATTTTCTATGCTTTCTCCAATGAATTGTCTGGTGCCATTCCTGCTGAAATAGGGAAGATGAAGTCACTTAAGCAATTATTGTTATATAGAAACAATCTTTCTGGTCCAATCCCAAACAGTATAGGTGACTTAATTGATCTCACACTTCTGTACCTTTATGTTAACAAACTTTCTGGCTCCATTCCTAGTGAGTTGGGAAATCTGGAAAACCTCATGGATCTTGAATTATCCCGTAATCAACTTACCGGTCCAATTCCTGCTTCATTTGGCAATTTAAGAAAATTGCAATTTCT AAATAGGAAAGATGAAGTCACTTCAGCATTTAATCTTACAGGCTAA